TCCGACCCTTGGTCAAATCATAGGGGGTCAGCTCGACGAGAACTTCGTCGCCGACGAGGACGCGGATGCGGTTCTTGCGCATCTTGCCCGCAGTGTGGCCGAGGATCTCGTGATTGTTCTCGAGCCGGACGCGGAACATGGCGTTGGGCAGCAGCTCAACCACCTGCCCGCGCATTTCGAGAAGTTCTTCCTTGGCCATCGATCCTCTGGGTGCTCGAAAAAATTCGCGCCGCCATAGCGGCTGAAGGCGAAAATGGGAAGCTCATGTAGAGGAGGACAGGGCTGCGCCGTGACGCCATGGCCGGCATGCACCGGCTGGCCCTGCTTGCCCAGGTGGGGCGCGGCGGCTCACGTCGCCGGTGGTCCAAGTTGCCATTCCACCTTGTTCATGATATGTTCCCGCGGCAACGATCGGTCTCGAACTCGCCCGCTATCGGGCGAGCCATCGGTGCCGTGGAGTCGTTCCCCTGTCGCCGGGCGCATCGCTCGTCTTTGAAGGCTGGGGACTGGATGATGACTTGGAGGCCGCTCCGGTGACCTCGCAGATTCGGTCGAGCCACAATTGTGAAAATCGACCGTAATAACGGTGAATACGGTCGATCGTCGGGAGGGGCCCTGGCCGCATCGAGACGATCGGCGCCATGTTCCGGTGGGTGCGAAGGTTGACGGAGGCAGCTTGCGATCAAGCTGCCTCCGCCCGAACGTTCAGCCGCCTGCCCCACCGGCCGCCAGCGCGGCGAGCAGGAGGAGGGCGACGATGTTGGTGATCTTGATCATCGGATTGACCGCGGGGCCGGCCGTATCCTTGTACGGATCGCCCACGGTGTCGCCGGTCACCGCCGCCTTGTGGGCCTCGGAACCTTTGCCGCCGTAATTGCCGTCTTCGATATACTTTTTGGCATTGTCCCAGGCGCCGCCGCCCGATGTCATTGAAATGGCGACGAACAGGCCGGAGACGATCACGCCGAGCAGTAGCGCGCCCAGGGCCGCGAAGCCCTGCTCACGCCCGGCGATCAGAGAGATGCCGAAGAACACGACGATCGGCGCCAGCACGGGCAGCAGCGACGGGACGATCATCTCGCGGATCGCGGCACGGGTGACGAGATCGACGGTACGGGCGTAATTGGGCCGGCTGGTCCCGTCCATGATGCCGCTGTTGCTGCGGAACTGCTCGCGGACGTCGATCACCACTTCGCCGGCGGCGCGGCCGACCGCGGTCATGCCCATTGCGCCGAACAGATAGGGCAGCAGCGCGCCGAGCAGCAAACCGACGACCACGTAGGGATTGGACAGCTCGAAATCGACGCCGCCGGCGCCGATGCCGAGCTCGCCGGCAAAGCGTTCGAGATCGGTCGTGTAGGCGCCGAACAGCACCAGGGCGGCGAGACCGGCGGAGCCGATCGCATAGCCCTTGGTGACCGCCTTGGTGGTGTTGCCGACGGCGTCGAGCGCATCGGTGCGGTGGCGGACTTCGTCTTCAAGGCCGGCCATTTCCGCAATGCCGCCGGCATTGTCGGTGACCGGACCATAAGCGTCGAGAGCGACGACCATGCCGGCGAGCGCAAGCATTGCGGTGGCGGCGAAGG
The nucleotide sequence above comes from Sphingosinicella sp. BN140058. Encoded proteins:
- the infA gene encoding translation initiation factor IF-1, with translation MAKEELLEMRGQVVELLPNAMFRVRLENNHEILGHTAGKMRKNRIRVLVGDEVLVELTPYDLTKGRITYRFK